From one Mycobacterium colombiense CECT 3035 genomic stretch:
- a CDS encoding TetR/AcrR family transcriptional regulator, with the protein MTSHPATPEPGARRRGDKQRQAILQAVRELLQEKPFAELSVSTISLRAGVARSGFYFYFDSKYAVLAQLMAEAAEELEELTEYFAPRQAGESPEQFAKRMVGSAAAVYAHNDPVVTACNEARNTDVEIRDLLDQQFEVVLGQIVGIVEAEMKAGTATPISDDLPTLIRTLAGTTALVLTGDPILTGRDSDRDRRVRVLEQLWLHALWAGRP; encoded by the coding sequence GTGACCAGCCACCCCGCCACTCCGGAGCCGGGCGCACGACGGCGTGGCGACAAACAACGTCAGGCGATCCTGCAGGCGGTGCGCGAACTCCTGCAGGAAAAGCCCTTTGCCGAGTTGTCGGTGAGCACCATCAGCCTGCGGGCCGGGGTGGCGCGATCCGGCTTCTACTTCTACTTCGACTCCAAGTACGCGGTGCTGGCGCAACTCATGGCCGAGGCCGCCGAGGAGCTTGAGGAACTCACCGAGTACTTCGCCCCCCGGCAGGCCGGCGAGTCGCCCGAGCAGTTCGCCAAGCGCATGGTCGGCAGCGCCGCGGCCGTCTATGCGCACAACGACCCGGTCGTGACCGCCTGCAACGAGGCCCGCAACACCGACGTCGAGATCCGCGATCTGCTGGACCAGCAGTTCGAGGTGGTGCTGGGTCAGATCGTCGGGATCGTCGAGGCCGAGATGAAGGCGGGGACGGCCACGCCGATCAGTGACGACCTGCCGACGCTGATCCGCACCCTGGCCGGCACCACCGCGCTGGTGCTGACCGGCGACCCGATCCTGACCGGGCGCGACAGCGACCGTGACCGACGGGTGCGCGTCCTCGAGCAGTTGTGGCTGCACGCGCTGTGGGCAGGCCGTCCCTAG
- a CDS encoding DNA polymerase IV: MSATSWVLHVDLDQFLASVELRRHPELAGLPVIVGGSGDPNEPRKVVTCASYEAREFGVRAGMPLRAAARCCPEATFLPSDPAAYDEASDQVMGLLRDLGHPVEVWGWDEAYVAVTAAQDPGEVAQRIRGVISSETGLSCSVGISDNKQRAKVATGFAKPGGIFVLTDENWMPLMADRPVDALWSVGPKTAKKLADLDITTVWELAHCDAELLTTTFGPRTGLWLLLLAKGGGDSQVSAEPWVPRSRSHVVTFPRDLTDRSEMDTAVTNLAERALTDVLADGRVVTRVAVTVRTATFYTRTKIRKLDAPSTDRDVIVPAALRVLDLFELDRPVRLLGVRLELAMPD, from the coding sequence GTGAGCGCCACGAGCTGGGTTCTGCACGTGGACCTCGACCAGTTCCTGGCGTCGGTCGAGCTGCGCAGGCACCCCGAACTGGCCGGGCTGCCGGTGATCGTCGGCGGCAGCGGCGATCCGAACGAACCGCGCAAGGTGGTCACCTGCGCCTCCTACGAGGCCCGCGAGTTCGGCGTGCGGGCGGGCATGCCGCTGCGGGCCGCCGCCCGCTGCTGCCCCGAGGCGACGTTCCTTCCCTCGGACCCGGCCGCCTACGACGAGGCGTCCGATCAGGTGATGGGGTTGCTGCGCGACCTGGGACATCCGGTCGAGGTCTGGGGCTGGGACGAGGCCTATGTCGCGGTGACGGCGGCGCAGGACCCGGGCGAGGTCGCGCAGCGGATCCGCGGCGTCATCTCCTCGGAAACCGGGCTGTCCTGCTCGGTGGGCATCAGCGACAACAAGCAGCGCGCCAAGGTCGCCACCGGCTTCGCCAAACCGGGCGGCATTTTCGTGCTCACCGATGAGAACTGGATGCCGCTGATGGCCGACCGTCCGGTGGACGCGCTCTGGAGCGTGGGCCCCAAGACGGCGAAAAAGCTTGCGGATCTTGACATCACGACGGTATGGGAACTGGCGCACTGTGACGCGGAGCTGCTGACGACGACGTTCGGCCCGCGGACCGGGCTGTGGCTGCTGCTGTTGGCCAAGGGTGGCGGCGACAGCCAGGTCAGCGCGGAGCCCTGGGTGCCGCGCTCGCGCAGCCACGTGGTCACCTTTCCGCGCGACCTCACCGACCGGTCCGAAATGGACACGGCCGTAACGAATTTGGCCGAGCGCGCGCTGACGGACGTGCTGGCCGACGGCCGGGTCGTGACCCGGGTGGCGGTCACGGTGCGGACGGCGACCTTCTACACCCGCACCAAGATTCGCAAGCTCGACGCGCCCAGCACCGATCGCGACGTCATCGTGCCCGCCGCCCTTCGCGTTCTCGACCTATTCGAGCTCGACCGGCCGGTCCGCCTGCTCGGCGTGCGCCTCGAGCTGGCCATGCCGGACTAG
- a CDS encoding NAD(P)H-dependent oxidoreductase — MAIKILALVGSLRAASINRQIAELAGAVAADDVAVTIFEGLDELPFYNEEIDDAMNAGAPQLAPVAALRAAAADADAALVVTPEYNGSYPAVIKNAIDWLSRPFGDGALKGKPLAVIGGSFGQYGGVWAHDDTRKSFGIAGARVVEAIKLSVPFKTLEGKAPAEHPELSANVRDVVGKLAAEVG; from the coding sequence GTGGCAATCAAAATCTTGGCGTTAGTGGGAAGCCTGCGGGCCGCGTCGATCAACCGCCAGATCGCCGAGTTGGCGGGGGCGGTCGCGGCCGACGACGTGGCCGTCACGATCTTCGAGGGGCTCGATGAGCTGCCGTTCTATAACGAAGAGATCGACGACGCGATGAACGCCGGCGCGCCGCAACTGGCCCCGGTGGCCGCGCTGCGCGCCGCGGCGGCCGACGCCGACGCCGCCCTGGTGGTCACCCCGGAGTACAACGGCAGCTACCCCGCCGTCATCAAAAACGCGATCGACTGGCTGTCCCGCCCGTTCGGCGACGGCGCCCTGAAGGGCAAGCCGCTGGCGGTCATCGGCGGGTCCTTCGGCCAGTACGGCGGGGTGTGGGCGCACGACGACACCCGCAAGTCCTTCGGCATCGCCGGCGCGCGGGTCGTGGAGGCGATCAAACTGTCGGTGCCGTTCAAGACCCTGGAGGGCAAGGCGCCCGCCGAGCACCCCGAACTGTCCGCCAACGTGCGCGACGTGGTGGGCAAGCTGGCCGCCGAGGTCGGCTGA
- a CDS encoding SDR family oxidoreductase → MAQRGSGRSFAGKRCLVTGAASGIGRATALRLAAQGAELYLTDRDRDGLEQTVADARALGAQVPEHRALDIADYDQVAAFAADVHAEHPSMDLVLNIAGVSAWGTVDRLTHEQWSKMVAINLMGPIHVIETFVPPMVAAKRGGHLVNVSSAAGLVALPWHAAYSASKYGLRGLSEVLRFDLARHRIGVSVVVPGAVNTPLVGTVEIAGVDREDPNVARWIRRFAGHAVSPEKAADKILAGVAKNRYLIYTSADIRALYAFKRLAWWPYSVAMRQVNVIFTRALRPAPVPLVRHGQLEAHAEQADRPVELE, encoded by the coding sequence ATGGCGCAGAGGGGATCCGGGCGGTCTTTCGCGGGAAAGCGGTGCCTTGTCACCGGTGCGGCGAGCGGCATCGGCCGCGCCACGGCATTGCGGCTGGCCGCGCAGGGCGCCGAGCTTTACCTGACCGACCGCGACCGCGACGGACTCGAACAGACCGTGGCCGACGCGCGCGCGCTGGGCGCGCAGGTCCCCGAGCATCGCGCGCTGGACATCGCCGACTACGACCAGGTGGCCGCGTTCGCGGCCGACGTCCACGCCGAACATCCGAGCATGGACCTCGTCCTCAATATCGCCGGCGTATCGGCGTGGGGCACCGTCGACCGGCTGACCCATGAGCAGTGGAGCAAGATGGTCGCCATCAACCTGATGGGTCCGATCCACGTCATCGAGACCTTCGTCCCGCCGATGGTGGCGGCCAAGCGCGGCGGGCATCTGGTCAACGTGTCGTCGGCGGCCGGGCTGGTGGCCCTGCCGTGGCACGCCGCCTACAGCGCCAGCAAGTACGGGCTGCGCGGCCTGTCGGAGGTGCTGCGCTTCGACCTGGCCCGCCACCGCATCGGCGTGTCGGTCGTGGTGCCGGGAGCGGTGAACACCCCGCTGGTCGGCACGGTGGAGATCGCCGGGGTGGACCGGGAAGACCCCAACGTCGCGCGCTGGATCAGGCGATTCGCGGGCCATGCCGTGTCGCCGGAAAAGGCCGCCGACAAGATCCTGGCCGGGGTGGCCAAAAACCGGTACCTGATCTACACCTCGGCCGACATCCGGGCGCTCTATGCCTTCAAAAGGCTTGCGTGGTGGCCCTATAGCGTGGCCATGCGCCAGGTGAACGTGATCTTCACCCGGGCGCTGCGGCCCGCCCCCGTTCCGCTAGTCCGGCATGGCCAGCTCGAGGCGCACGCCGAGCAGGCGGACCGGCCGGTCGAGCTCGAATAG
- a CDS encoding TetR/AcrR family transcriptional regulator, which translates to MSERSGELHVFAPQVVHQERGDAARNRALLLQAARNLVAERGADAVTTDDIAAAAGVGKGTLFRRFGSRAGLMMVLLDEDEQAVQQAFLFGPPPLGPGAPPADRLVAFGRERIRFAHDHCELLSAANRDPQNRHNAPAMVLRTHVRVLLKAADSTGDLDAQTDALLALLDVDYVEHQLAEGGHTLTTLGDAWESLARKLCGR; encoded by the coding sequence GTGAGCGAGCGGTCGGGTGAGTTGCACGTGTTCGCCCCCCAGGTGGTGCACCAGGAACGGGGCGATGCGGCGCGCAACCGCGCCCTGCTCCTCCAGGCTGCCCGAAACCTGGTCGCCGAGCGCGGCGCCGACGCCGTCACCACCGACGACATCGCCGCCGCCGCCGGGGTGGGCAAAGGCACGCTGTTCCGCCGCTTCGGCAGCCGGGCCGGCCTGATGATGGTGCTGCTGGACGAGGACGAGCAGGCCGTTCAGCAGGCGTTCCTGTTCGGGCCGCCGCCGCTGGGCCCCGGCGCGCCGCCGGCCGACCGGCTGGTCGCGTTCGGGCGCGAGCGGATCCGGTTCGCGCACGACCATTGCGAACTGCTGTCCGCGGCCAACCGCGACCCGCAGAACCGGCACAACGCACCGGCCATGGTGCTGCGCACGCACGTGCGGGTGCTGCTCAAGGCGGCCGACTCCACCGGCGACCTCGACGCCCAGACCGACGCGTTGCTCGCGCTGCTGGACGTGGACTACGTCGAGCATCAACTGGCCGAGGGCGGTCACACGCTGACGACGCTGGGCGACGCGTGGGAAAGCCTGGCGCGCAAGCTCTGCGGGCGGTGA